Genomic segment of Panicum virgatum strain AP13 chromosome 9N, P.virgatum_v5, whole genome shotgun sequence:
CAGGAAGCTTTCTTTCAAAGAATTTGGCAAAATAGGTAAAGAGGATGACATTGCCCCAAAAACTCTGCTGTTTTCAGGCTGCCTTAGATTAAAATTCCTCATTTGGAACAGTGCACAAGCTCTGCTTATTTCCCATAAGCCGTGTTTGGTAACTTTCACCTTACAAAAAGCGTTAGTCCATTACTCTGTAGACAGAAAAGGAGAAGTTAAATTAAATAAGGGAAAAATAGTGATAGGTAATGTGAAAATAAGATAATAGCAACAAACATCAATTATAAGACACAATCAAACTAATAACATGCGGATCAAATATCCAGAAAACAAGAAATGGTGCAGTCATGTATTGAATTAGCTACCGTCAATAAGTTGCAAAATATTTTACATGCGTGGACAGCAATATAACAATAGATCACTCCTTCAGCTCCCTTTTTAAGTTTTTcttaaaacaaaaacaaaatttgaaaatttcccaTTCTGATGTTAAATTGTAGATTACCATAAAATCGAATAGAATGGAATTAAGAAAATCATGGCATAATGATTGGTCATAGGCAAGTCATAATTTGATCAATGCACATTTGACAGGTATTTCAATTTTGGCAATAAGCAGCAAATATTTTTCCAGCACCAAGGTATCATTCAGTCAATACTTTCTTCGAATCTAGAAACTAAAATCTTTTATCATGCAGCGTGCCCACATGCACAATCCGACTGCAATCATGATGCCATAATGGCACTGAACCCAACTCTCTCCCTACTACCAAGGAGAATTATATAACTTTTTTATACAATTTGTATCCTCGCGACTCCAAATTAAGGAGAAGACTGTTGTTTAATACTAATAATAGTACAGACAATCTGTAAGACCCCTAGAACTACAGGACAGGAAAGCACATTCCAATATGAATGCTCAATCACCTCACGGGACTAGCAATCTTAAGCCCTACAAGGCCCTGATTGCCGGATTAAGACTGAACCCTTGGGGGCAAGCAGGTTGTCCCAAGGGGAAGGACACGATATGGCAGATGACTGCAGCAGCTATCACAGTGCAGGACCTAATAATTGCGCTGAAATGACCACCCGCTTGAATCCTACCCCACCAAGTCTTGCTCACATCGTTTTCTGTACGGCATTCACACCGTCACAACCCACAAGCACGTGCACTAAAAACTGCTCCCCACCAAACTCGCGCGCACGGAGCTTAAGCCCCGTGTCCCCTGTCGCGATCAAAAGCCCTAACTAACCCCTCCGGCTTCCATTCCTGATCCATCTGCCCGGGCCGAGTTCCACGACTCCGGTCGGGAACTCGGGATCGCCCCGGCGAGCCCGATCGCGCCGTACGCGGACTCCGCTGCGTCCGGCGACCGAGACGGCGCGGATTGGGCTGGATTGGGCGGGGGAGAGGCGAAGGAACCGAGGGGTCGGCAGGGGCGCGTGCGGTGCGTACCTGGGGCGGGGCCGAGGAGgccggcaggccggcggcgcgatCGGCGCGATGTTAGGCCCGGCTGGCTTCTcgcgggggaggagagaggcgcGTGGGAAGGGGAGGAAAAATCTGGGTGGGGGCGATCGCCTTTTGCCGTCGATTGCGGtggggggaggagagagaagctgcggggaggggaaggagggGGGAGGCGAGAACCTGGTGCGcaaagacgacgacgacgcccacCAGTTGCTCGGCCGGCTCATGGGGAGGCGCACCCAGCCCAGGAAGGACCATGGTGGGGTGGAGGATTTGTGCGGATAGGCACATCACATGCAACCCCGCCGTGAAACTTGCTACATTACCGGTTAGGTGCGGACGTGCAACGTGCGCTTGGACGGTTGAGATGGCATGTGGTGGAAAAAGAGTCATTACGCAGTCGGCCATATGCGAAAAAGAATGTTTCTTTGTATGAAAAAGTTTATATCACCTTCTCACCTATGGCGGTGGATTATATAACCCTCCAATTTATGAAACGGTCTATACCACTctctgaatttttcataaccaGTCAAATTATTCCAAAAGTAGTttcgaaaaatcataaaataaaaaatcaaattgtgttggactccaaatgagtagatctacacagtgaacatataatataatATGATATGCTTTAGTACATTTTTTTACAACTATGAAGAAGTATAAATCTAAGGCTACagcaaaaaaatatactaaaataTACCATATTATAAtattcactgtgtagatctactcgtttggagtctaacacaattggattttctattttttttgattttttgtgatttactatgatttttcaaaactatTTTAGAAgataatttgaccggttttgaaaaGTTGAGGAAGTGATATTAGGTGAAAGGTTATGTAGTCCACCCTATGTGAGGAGATGATACAGACTTTTTCCTTTGTTTGTACCAAGCCAATCACGAAACGAGTACTGAAGTTCGTGAGCTTTATGAATAAATAAATCCCGGCGCCAAGCAAAATCAgcctttttcttttcaaaattgGTTTCTCGATATGCAATTGCAAGACCAATTTAGTTGTTCTCAAACTCAAGTGCTTTATAAAACACTTCACTTGTATCGTGTGCAGGTGATTTATAAACGTACGAATATTTATAATAATACAACATATGTGCGATAATTATTATATTGACCTATACGAGATCACAACCCATGTACACCAGAAAAAGCCAGTTAGAAGATATGCGTAAAAATTTTGCTTGATCTGGATAGAGATAGAAAATATTCTTCTTTATTTATAGTGTTCGAAGTTAGCAAATGtggaaaataaaatttttcatAATAAAATCCAAAGTTTTAGGAATTTGAGATAATCCATGTGCAAGTCGATTTGATATAACAACTAAGTGGATTTTAACTAGAAAAagaataataaatatttttactTGTGAGCTTGGATAACAAATGAAACACCATTGTACAAAGTTATCTGAGCTAGAGTCTTCAACAATCATGAATAATAAAATTAAGTAACAACGTGAGTATATTAGGTGCGGAGTAATTCTTTAAATACATTACATTTTGGATAATTAAAATACATTAGTTtatagttagttttataattcaAAATATTATGTATCACGGAGGTCATATAAGATTTCTAAACAATGATTGCTTTTTGTTGGAAATAATTTGGATTTTAGATATTTGAACAATCAGTCCAAAAATCTCACTCGTGACtttgtgagatttttttttgttgggtgGGTTGGGGGAGCAAAGCTTGTCAGAGACTCACAGTGGTTTGCCAACATGGGTCGACGGCCAAAACTAGCTCCGGGAAGAAAACAACCGGGCCCCACCCAATTCCGAGATCCACAGGGGTTGCCAATGGCGAAGCCGAAGAAACACCGCACCTCCGCCCCAGAtccgcccgcagccgccgcccgcctcccatGGCAGCCCCCAGCGCCGCCAGTCCCCATGGCCCTCCTCATCTCCCTCGCCGCTCTCCTTGTCCGCGTGCTCGTCTCCGTGGGCCCCTACTCCGGCCAGGGTGCGGCGCCCAAGTTCGGCGACTACGAGGCGCAGCGGCACTGGATGGAGCTCACCCTCCACCTCCCGCCCTCCGACTGGTACCGCAACAGCTCCGACAACGACCTCGCCTACTGGGGCCTCGACTACCCGCCCCTCTCCGCCTACCAGAGCCTCCTCCACGGCCGCATCATCAACGCCTCACTCCCCGACGCCGTCGCGCTCCGCTCCTCCTGCGGCTACGAGTCCACGGAATCGTACGTGCTTCGCTTCAATAGATTGTTTAACTGCTCGTTTCATGCAGAATCGTGTGTTGTTAAGACTTGCTGTTGTTTTGGTCCCACTAGGAAGTTGCTGATGCGGTGGACGGTGCTGTCCTCGGATCTTCTGGTGTTCTTTCCCGCAGCATTGTGGTTCGTGTGGGCATACCTCAAAGGTGGAATCGGAATTAGCGCGGAGGAGAGACGGGAAGGGTGGATGTGGCTGCTGGCCATGGTCCTGCTCAGCCCCTGTTTATTGTTGATCGATCATGGCCATTTTCAGGTGAGCTGTAGTAATGATTTTAGTTTGAGGTGGACAATTGTGCAGACTGCTTCGGCATCACACTGTTAGTTGATTGATACCAAGTTGTTTTATTTCAGTACAACTGCATCAGCCTTGGACTTACACTTGGAGCTATTGCTGGTGTTTTGTCGAGGAATGAGCTTGTTGCTGCAGCTCTCTTTACTCTTGCAGTCAATCACAAGCAGGTTAGCCTCTATCTATAAAATTTTGTTCATTTGGCCATTCGTAAGCTTTGTTACCATGAATATGAGGTCAAACTTCCTTGGGAACTCTCTGTTTTTTTAAACCCGCGCCTTTCTGACAAGGCGACATTGCACAAGTAGTTTGCTTACCCATGAGGTTGTCAATGTAAATACGAAGCACCTATGATCCAACTAAAAATTGTATCGGTGAATAACAAATTTGTTAATTTTATTGTTTGCCTTGTAATGGTTGGACCTTTGTGAACGGTTATTGGAGAACTTAAGAGGAACGCTGGACTTTGGACTGCTTTTTTTACATCTCATCCTGACATGATAATTAATACAATATGCACTCATAAGTTGCATGTGCTGGTGCAATAATCAAAATGGCTGGCTCAAATGATGGCACTTACTGGTGGTCAAGCCCTCTACTTTTGATTCGTACTTACTGGATTGTAGGCTGGCTCAAAATGGCATTAGCTAGTTTGTGGGAATTGAGCAATTATTTTCATGGGATCGTAGGAAATAGAGTAAGCCATTAGACATGATGAGCCAAATGCACACATACCAATGTAATGTGTGAACAGTctactataaatttttttatgacCCTTCCAGTTAATTAATCTGGGGCATTTTATCCCCACTAATACACTCGTGGATATACTTTCAAGTCATGACATCCCATGGTTTTCCTATATATCTTATAACCATATGATGTGCTGATGTATCTGCAGATGAGCCTGTACTTTGCGCCAGCTTTTTTCAGCCATCTTCTTGGGAAGTGCCTCAAACGCAAATATCCTATTGTCGAAGTCATGAAACTTGCTTTCGTGGTCTTGGGAACTTTTGCTCTTGTCTGGTGGCCATTTTTGCATTCTTATGAAGCTGCCCTACAGGTGATGGTCCATCATACCCTCCTATTTACTTCATGGTTCAAGGAAACCATGTTCTATTGCTGAATTACATCAATACCATCAgtagaaattttgattttatcAACCTGGTGCTAGTCCTTAGTGATActtgttttatatttttatgtatAGACCTAGTATGCTGTTTGTTGGTTGGTACTGAACTTGCTAAGTCTGTATTATCAGGTGATCTCTCGATTAGCTCCATTTGAGAGAGGTATATACGAGGATTATGTTGCAAATTTCTGGTGCAGCACTTCGGTTATTATCAAGTGGAAGAGATTGTTTGCAATAAAACCACTGAAACTTATGAGTCTCTCTGGTACCATACTGGCTTTCTTGCCATCATTTGTTCAGCAAGTCAAGTCTCCAAGTAATCTTGGCTTCCTTTATTCTTTGATGAACAGCTCATTCTCTTTCTACCTATTCTCCTACCAAGGTATGTTTTACTGCTAATTGATcggttctctccctctctcttgaTTATAAGTATACAGTGTTTATTAATTTCATATTTCCCCTTGTTTTCATTGTTTTCTACCTGCAGTTCATGAGAAATCGATTTTGCTACCACTTTTACCTGCAAGTCTTTTAGCCCTGAAGGAACCTCAGATGTTCGGATGGTTCGTATACTTTGCCCTTTTCTCAATGTACCCACTTATTTGCCGTGATCAGCTTCTTTTACAATATATAGCTGTTCTTGGCCTATTCTTTCTTATATACTACACACCTGGTGGAAGCCATGGAAAGAGGCTGAACATCTCATGCGGAGCAAAGTTAGTTCTTAGCTTGCCATTTTTGTGCTCACTTATACTTCACATTACCTACCTGCAAATAGAGCCGCCCAAGAGGTATCCATTCCTGTTTGATGCGCTGATAATGTTCATATGCTTTTCACAATTTGTCATATTAACAATGTACACCAATTATAAGCAATGGATGTTGGACACCCATTCTAGATCAATAGGTGTGAAGAAGGATTTGTGATCAGAAATTTTTGACAGCTAATTTTACGGAGAAAGTTACTGCACCTTTGTTACATTGTGGGTATTCCCTTGTGACATTGATTGATTTTATTGAATGAAATGGATGAGGTTTTGCTCATTGAGCATTTCTATATATTTTGAAGGCAGTATAGTATGTGTTCTGCAGAGCTCCAGCTTATAATTTGGGCTTTATATTATTAGTTAAATTGATTCGAACCTCCACGGTCCAAAACAAGAACAAAGTGACTCGTGTAAATACACTCAATCTGTCCAGATCTCCAAGAATTTCTGGGGTTGGAGCTGTAGTTCTAACAAAAAGGGccgtagggtcaacactagctTTTATGCCACCAGAATTCAGGATATGTGGCCATTATCTTTTTGAAGTGTTCGGGGCTTCGGGCCCCACCTTGCCTTGCTCGGCAAAGCAAGGGCGAGTTTCCCTAGTTCTATTTGCCTTCCTGTCCtctgttttctctcttctccagACTCCAATGGTAGAAGCCATTTGGACGGTATGGTCTATGGTGCAGTGTTCAATCTGGGTGGAAGGAGTAATCAAGATGAGGAGCCTTATGTGATCGGATGGGAGCTCAATTCGTACTCCATGTAGCAGTCGTCGTCCTCTAGTAGTTCGTCTCAGGATTGATGCTCGAGACTCGGGAACAGGCA
This window contains:
- the LOC120692071 gene encoding probable dolichyl pyrophosphate Man9GlcNAc2 alpha-1,3-glucosyltransferase, with the translated sequence MAKPKKHRTSAPDPPAAAARLPWQPPAPPVPMALLISLAALLVRVLVSVGPYSGQGAAPKFGDYEAQRHWMELTLHLPPSDWYRNSSDNDLAYWGLDYPPLSAYQSLLHGRIINASLPDAVALRSSCGYESTESKLLMRWTVLSSDLLVFFPAALWFVWAYLKGGIGISAEERREGWMWLLAMVLLSPCLLLIDHGHFQYNCISLGLTLGAIAGVLSRNELVAAALFTLAVNHKQMSLYFAPAFFSHLLGKCLKRKYPIVEVMKLAFVVLGTFALVWWPFLHSYEAALQVISRLAPFERGIYEDYVANFWCSTSVIIKWKRLFAIKPLKLMSLSGTILAFLPSFVQQVKSPSNLGFLYSLMNSSFSFYLFSYQVHEKSILLPLLPASLLALKEPQMFGWFVYFALFSMYPLICRDQLLLQYIAVLGLFFLIYYTPGGSHGKRLNISCGAKLVLSLPFLCSLILHITYLQIEPPKRYPFLFDALIMFICFSQFVILTMYTNYKQWMLDTHSRSIGVKKDL